In Pongo abelii isolate AG06213 chromosome 5, NHGRI_mPonAbe1-v2.0_pri, whole genome shotgun sequence, the DNA window TTAAATTAATATTTGGTCTTTTTGATTAACACAATAAAATAGTAAGGCTTTCTGACTTGGAACTCTTCACAAAAGAAGAataccagaagaaagaaaatgtaattggCTAAATGGAAGGTACTCATTTGAAAGCCAGTGAAAGCACACTGTAGCCATATCTTCAGGTgtacttttattcattttgtttatatttacctATCAATCATGTTATACTTTATTTCCTCCATTTCAAAAGACTTTTTGAAATCCACTATGGATACCACTGCTTCCATGTTAGGTACTGATGCAGATGGCGGTTCAAGAGTAGTTGGCTTAATTTTAGATTatgtacttttaaatttatactcAGATTCAAATTCAGATGAAGCCAATAGTCATATAATCTGATGGAAGGAAGCCTGGAAAGTACCTAGTTATCAGGGATTTTAACATGATATACTGTATATGAAAGTTCTTGAGAgtcttatatttttccttttcatgcaCAATAATAATACCTGACAAAATTTAGACTGGCACAAGTATATTGTCTGTCAAAGATGCTTCAGGATTTATTTGGCTCTTAGTCAACTCACATTACTACAAGCTCTTTGATACACAGAGCACAAAACAGCTTAACATTGTTGCTATTAGTGCTCAAACCACACTGAAAACACTTCATTAAACAGCCGACTGCAGTGTAattgtttaataatattttgattAGGTTGTTTAGCAGACAATCTATACTGTAAAACATTTTCTTGCTGTCAAGTGAATCGCTGGTAAAAAGCCTACTGCAAAATACTTAAGAGAATCTCTTAGGAAAGAAATCATAGTGGGGTAAAAAGAAACACCTAAGTCATTCTACTCTTATTACCTACCGTATTAGTTTCCTAtagttgctgtaacaaattgcttcaaatttagtggcttaaaactacacatattatcttacagttctggaagtcagaagtctgaCATGAGTCTCACTGAGCTAAACTTAGGGTTTGCGgtgctgcattcctttctgaagAAGAATCCATTTCCTCGTACTTCCTTGCTTCCAAAGGCTTTGCGCATTTCTTGGCTCAGGGTTCACTTCCTCCATCTTTCAACCCAGCAATGGACAATTGGAtgtttctcacattgcaaaactGACACTTGACTCTCTTGCCTCCCTCCTCCATTTGTAAGAACCCTTTAGCCCACCCAAATAAGCAAGGATAATCTTCTTATTTTAAGGTCATCAGATTGCTAACCTTGATTTCCCCTTGTCATGTAACACATGTATTTACAGATTCCAGGTATTGAAACAATTATATCTTTGGGGAGGCCTTTGTTCTGCCTGCACCAACCACCATATGGCTTCATGAAAGTTAACTCAGTTTTCACACAGAAACACGTTGCTTTGGGAGAGTGAAGTTGTTAGTTTACGGAGAGTGTTGTACCTTGTACATCTGTTCCTTGGTCACCCCCATTTTAGCACAGAATCTGATTTCCAGGGTTAATGTCAAGGCTATAGTCGTTCTGAacctttcaattaaaaaatgtttattagatACTTAACATGTGAAAGTAGTCTGTAAGCTATCATTTTAATGGTGACTACTCACAAGAAGAAAAAGGGGGATCTCATTCCCCTTTGATATTCTCTCTACTGAATACAAATACAATGTGGTTCTGAAGAATACAGACATAGACTTACACGGTTTTCAACAGTTCTGCTTTCATACCAATtataattttcaaacttttttactTACTCTTGACAGGTGACAACGTGCTGGCGGTCCTGGCTCGTTCTcagcgcctcctcggcctcggcgtCCGCTCTGGCCACGCTCCAGGAGCCCTTCAGctcgccgctgcactgtgggacacccctctctgggctggccaaggctggagccggctccctctgcttatggagaggtgtggagggaCAGACGCAGGCGGGAACTCGGGCTGCGCGCAGCGCTCGCGGGCCAGCGTGAGTTCCGAGTGGGCGTGGGCTCCGCGGCCCCGCACTCACTCGGAGACGCCCTCCGTCGCCgccagccccaggcagtgaggggcttagcacccaggccagcagctgcggagggggcgccgggtcccccagcactgctgtCCCTCGTGCGCGGTGCTTGAATTCTCGCTGGGCCTCAGCCGCctccccatggggcagggctgggacctgcagcccgccatgccccCGCTCCCCAATGATGGGCTCCTGCGCGCCTCCAGGAAGGGCACCGCCCCTTGTTCCGCAGCAACCGGTCCCatccgcccaagggctgaggagtgccggcgcatggcgcgggactggcaggcagctccacccctgggcACCAGATCCACTaggcgaagccagctgggctcctgagtccaggtggggacttgggggaaCTTTTATGTCGAGctgaaggattgtaaatgcaccaatcagcactctgtgtctagcttggggtttgtaaatgcaccaatcagtgctctgtgtctagctaatctggtggagACTTGgggaacttttatgtctagctagaggattgtaaatgtaccaatcagcaccctgtgtctagctcaaggtttgtaaatgcaccaatcagtgctctgtgtctggctaatctagtggggacttgaaGAACATTTacgtctagctaagggattgtaaatacaccaatcagcactctgtgtctagctcaaggtttgtaaacgcaccaatcagcaccctgtgtctagctcaaggtttgtaaatgcaccaatcagtgctctgtgtctagttaaTCTAGTAGgtacttggagaacttttactTCTAGCTAGAAGattataaatacaccaatcagcactctgtgtctagcacagggattgtaaacgtaccaatcagcaccctctcaaaacagaccaatcagctctgtgaaatggaccaatcagctctctgtaaaatgggccaatcagcaggatgtggatggggtcagataagggaataaaagcgggctgcccaagccagcagtggcaacctgcctGGTCCCCTTCCACGGTTTGGAAGCTTTGTTCTGtctctctttgcaataaatcttgttgctgctcactctttgggtccgcaccgcctttatgagctgtaacacccgccgcgaaggtctgcagcttcgctcctgaggccagcgagaccacgaacccaccgggaggaatgaacaactccggaTGGGAGAAACGAACAACTCCACacgtgctgccttaagagctgtaacactcaccgcaaaggtctccagcttcactcctgaagccagcaagaccacaaatccaccaggaggaagaaactccaaacatgtCCGAATAGCAGAAGGAACGAAGTCCGGACAGaacatctttaagaactgtaacactcaccgcgagggtccgtggcttcattcttgaagtcactGAGACCAACAACCCACCAATTCCAAACACACTCTGAGTGCTGGCTTCAAAGAGGAGAAAGCTTTGGTGCAATACAAAAAGGTCAGTACTTTTCATAATGTCAATGCATGTTAACTGAAAATGTCTGCATGACACTTTGCTCAGTAAACAATGGAAATGTTTCCTACTTTTTTGAGATGGTAGGCAAATATATGCCAATTTTTGGAacccaataaaatatttttgtttatagaaTCACCAATTTCGGAATAATAAGGTGCTTTAAATATCATGTATAAAAATTTCTTAATCTCACCAATTTGTGATCAAACTCTGGTTTTGAACAGTCTCAAGGTAGAGGAAATTGATATTTCTGAAAACTTGTTCCATCTTCCTTGTAGCTTCATATCAAAGCCAATTCTTTttgcttataatttattttattctgcttagTAAAGTTTGACTCTGTAATGAGTATATAGAACAATTCTAATATCTGTCTTTATGACACccctaatatatatatgtgtgtatatatatacatacaaatttttttttttgagttggagtcttgctctgtcacccaggctggagtgcagtggcgcaatctcggctcactgcaagctccaccccgccggttcacgccattctcctgcctcagcctcccaagtagctgggactacaggctcctgccaccatgcctggataattttttgtatttttagtagtgacaggatttcactgtgttagccaggatagtctcaatatcctgacctcgtgatcctcccacctcggcctcaaagtgctaggattgcaggcatgagccactgtgcccagtcataaaaatacttttaaaaagttaaaatctatACCCTGGGTTAGAATAAACATTCCCAATCCCTATTAAAGCTTGGAGTCTAATTACTTCATCAGCCTGGTCACATATATTTGAATACGGTTCAGTTTACATCAGTATTTCCCTTAAAGTCTTATTTGTGGAAGGAAACACTGTTCTAAATGTGGTCTAAGCAGATTTTCCCACCCCTCTTCTTAGATACTGCATTTTCATTTGACACTGACAAAAATCCTGTTAGTGGTATAAACCATCAccattcactttttattttatgatgtatttttcagtaattttactagtgttttattttgctttttacatcattttatttacttgtgCTGTTGTTCTTTTTTATCCTGTATTAGTACTATTAGATTTTGTCTCTcattaatttactttattttcttttattttcaatctgAAACAAAAAACTTTACATTTGACTTcatttaacttcattttattaGATGTATTCCAAGCTGGATGAGAGCTTTTGAGATATTGATTCTCTAATGCAAAACTATCCAGTTACCTTTTTATGGTCAAGTTAGCCACACAGTTGATTAAATGCCCTGGATATCATCAcagaaataatagataaaaagTTGAATGAGATTAgtccaaaaaatataaataaggctGCTCTCCAAGTTTGTGAAGCAGCATACTTCCTGCAAAGGCTTTCTTACTCAGCCAACTGAAATATTGGCTCctgcaataatttttaaacaccaattcatttttaatttagggTCCTCACCACTTTTCACATAAAACTGCATGTAAAATTCTGGTGAGAAATACTGGCCACTTAACTGTTTCTTGATGTCAAATGTCATGCTGAGATGTGAAACTATGACATTATCATTATGTATTATGCAAAATTTCTACTCCTTAGTCTAATTCAAAACTACAATCATAGAACCTGGAATACATTTGAATGTAGCCAGTTCTTCCTGTTGCCTTACGAATTATTATGAATGTTAGTCTCCAAACTGTCAGGCAATTATAAATTTCAACAATGAATTTGATGAAAGCTTGTAAGAATTTGTGACTTTTATAACTTATACTGTATTATCCGTACATAAATTGTATTTTGATGTAagatgtaaattatattttgatgtaaaatataaaaggtaAGGGCATTAGAAGGGAGGATCTGCTATCAGCTTATGTGAAAATCTGCTAGTCTCTTGGGAGCTACCAAGATTTTACCTGTCATTGAGCTATGCCATgagcagaatatttttaaaagatttaaactaCAAAACCTCTTACTGACTTTCATATAAtgtcattcatttacatatccaTGCATATATTAATATGTGTCTTAATGTGATAGAGACAAAAAACCATTTAAAGGCACAGTTCAGTTAATAATAACAAACACATTTAAACCAACACTCTTTTTTTACCTATTGaacaaaaattattagaatttttaagtGTACCTGTTGAAATAGATAACTATCCattactaaaatgaaaaagaaatgttttatctATTAATGTATTACTATCAGTGGTgggcaataatattttaaagacttttttggTATTCGTTAATTGATATATCATAGCTGTAAATATTTAGGGgtgtatgtaatattttgatacacatatgcaatgtgtaatgatcaaatcatggtAACTGGAATATCAATTACCTAAAgcacttatcttttctttttgttgggaACATTACATTCTTTCTGTCCTTTAAGTCTTCTACCTTGCTTTAAAATGTTGGACTCTATTATCTAAAGATAATCTAGAAAAAAGAATCTGAATTGGGGTTTTTAGTTTACCAATATATTTAGTATGTTAAATACATTCAACATAAGAGGAAAGGTGTGTGCTTCAAATGAGAAAAGTCGTGTTCTTGTTAGGAAGAGCTTTATATGTggaatttagaaagtttatagAGTCCGCTTTGGTTATGAGAAAGATTTAGAAAGATTAGCTTTCCCGGAAATTTGGATAACAGGCTAAGATACAAGCAACATTATGACTAAAAGTCATCATGATTTACCTCCTTCTCGctacagttttattatttatatcctAATGTATTTAGGAATAGTTTAATGTTGGACATGTTTTTGTAAAAGGGATCTGCTAGTTACATAATATTTATGGAATCTTAAATGGTTAAATTTgatttcatacacacacatatatacccaaCATACAGTTCTCAGAGCTTTACAATATCTGTTTTATTTGATTAAattgtttaattcatttattttgtacatGATT includes these proteins:
- the LOC129059822 gene encoding T-box transcription factor TBX1-like, with protein sequence MFFNPWADGTGCCGTRGGALPGGAQEPIIGERGHGGLQVPALPHGEAAEAQREFKHRARGTAVLGDPAPPPQLLAWVLSPSLPGAGGDGGRLRVSAGPRSPRPLGTHAGPRALRAARVPACVCPSTPLHKQREPAPALASPERGVPQCSGELKGSWSVARADAEAEEALRTSQDRQHVVTCQEFMAEASMTTDRFTRGKHTPNSSLQK